A single region of the Pararhodospirillum photometricum DSM 122 genome encodes:
- a CDS encoding DUF882 domain-containing protein, which yields MKRSAHSTVTRRGFVGLLGGAAAALYSPSAFASKTGSFERTLSLENIHTGERIRRVYWANGXYDFQTLREFDHVLRDHRSGEVHRIDRSLLDLLYALQRRLETGRPFQIICGYRSPETNASLRRRSAGVARNSLHMEGMAVDVAVEDRPLRDLRGAALSLKGGGVGYYPKSGFVHVDVGDIRSW from the coding sequence ATGAAGCGATCCGCGCATTCCACCGTCACCCGCCGCGGCTTTGTGGGCCTTTTAGGCGGCGCCGCCGCGGCGCTCTACTCCCCCAGCGCTTTTGCCAGCAAAACAGGGTCCTTCGAAAGGACCCTTTCTCTTGAGAACATTCACACCGGGGAGCGCATCCGCCGGGTCTACTGGGCTAACGGTYACTACGATTTCCAGACACTGCGGGAATTTGATCACGTGTTGCGCGACCATCGCTCCGGCGAAGTGCATCGCATTGATCGCTCCTTGCTTGACCTGCTCTACGCTTTGCAGCGCCGCCTGGAGACCGGGCGGCCCTTCCAGATCATTTGCGGCTATCGCTCTCCCGAGACCAACGCCTCGTTGCGGCGGCGCAGCGCCGGGGTCGCCCGCAACAGTTTGCACATGGAGGGCATGGCCGTGGATGTCGCGGTGGAAGACCGCCCCTTGCGTGACCTGCGCGGCGCGGCCTTGTCGCTGAAAGGCGGTGGGGTGGGGTATTACCCCAAAAGCGGTTTTGTTCACGTTGATGTGGGGGATATTCGCTCCTGGTGA